A genomic segment from Polyangium mundeleinium encodes:
- a CDS encoding NUDIX hydrolase, with product MSDKEYPKPSLTADVVTFSLDDTGRVCVLLIQRGKDPFAGRWAVPGGFCEPSETVRESAARELVEETGIRDLPMVELGVFSRPGRDPRGWVVSVAHVAILPANRRGEAKGGDDARAAKFFSIGLDERGRVTLEADGEKAGPLAFDHDEILARAIARLEASSDMLGPVLFGRPMSGEEAQRAVETALSRE from the coding sequence GTGAGCGACAAGGAGTACCCGAAGCCGAGCCTGACCGCAGACGTGGTCACGTTCTCGCTCGACGACACAGGCCGCGTCTGCGTGCTGCTCATCCAGCGCGGCAAAGATCCATTCGCAGGGCGATGGGCAGTTCCCGGCGGGTTCTGCGAGCCCTCGGAGACGGTGCGCGAGAGCGCAGCGCGCGAGCTCGTGGAGGAGACAGGCATCCGAGATTTGCCGATGGTCGAGCTCGGCGTGTTCTCGCGGCCAGGTCGTGATCCCCGCGGATGGGTCGTGAGCGTCGCGCACGTCGCGATTCTCCCCGCCAACCGGCGCGGCGAGGCAAAAGGCGGCGACGACGCGCGAGCCGCAAAATTCTTTTCGATCGGCCTGGACGAGCGGGGTCGCGTGACGCTCGAGGCCGACGGCGAGAAGGCAGGTCCGCTCGCCTTCGATCACGACGAGATCCTCGCGCGAGCCATCGCGCGGCTCGAAGCGAGCTCGGACATGCTAGGCCCGGTGCTCTTTGGTCGACCGATGTCGGGAGAAGAGGCGCAACGAGCGGTCGAGACGGCGCTCTCGCGAGAATAA
- a CDS encoding nicotinate phosphoribosyltransferase, producing the protein MDALHTDLYQLTMAAGYFHRGMQDRRATCEMFVRRLPRHRRYLLAMGIERLLGYLENLSFTEDEIRYLRDLPALRDAMTEPFVEYLRGFRFRGDVAAVREGTVVFANEPLVRISAPIIEAQIVETFLLSALNHATMIASKAARVVRAAAGAGVIEFGTRRTHPEAAIDAARSAYAAGFVGTSNVEAGKRFGIPVMGTAAHIWTMAHATEEAAFENYVATFPSASILLIDTYDTLRGAERAARIAKDKLKGVRLDSGDLLALSRAVRPLLDAAGCTSAKIVASGDLNEYKIEALVRAGAPIDLYGVGTDVVASIDSPALGGVYKLVEIEQDGTVVPICKFSEGKATFPGPHQVYRFVDGAGVLARDVIALADEAPRGLGEGEPEALLVPRMKEGARTEPSEGLDVVRARVTRELARLPEALHVLDEAPPPPERTDEPFRAVPSARLLELVEDVRARVVGAAT; encoded by the coding sequence GTGGACGCCCTGCACACCGACCTCTACCAGCTCACGATGGCCGCGGGGTACTTCCACCGCGGCATGCAAGACAGGCGCGCGACATGCGAGATGTTCGTGCGCCGCTTGCCGCGGCATCGGCGCTACCTCCTCGCGATGGGGATCGAGCGGCTGCTCGGCTACCTCGAGAACCTCTCCTTCACCGAGGACGAGATCCGCTACCTGCGGGATCTCCCGGCGCTGCGCGACGCGATGACCGAGCCCTTCGTCGAGTACCTGCGGGGCTTCCGGTTCCGGGGCGACGTCGCGGCCGTCCGCGAGGGCACGGTGGTGTTCGCGAACGAGCCACTCGTGCGGATCTCGGCGCCGATCATCGAGGCGCAGATCGTCGAAACGTTCCTGCTCTCGGCGCTGAACCACGCGACGATGATCGCGTCGAAGGCGGCGCGCGTGGTGCGCGCGGCAGCCGGCGCGGGCGTGATCGAGTTCGGCACGCGGCGCACGCACCCGGAAGCGGCCATCGACGCGGCGCGTAGCGCGTATGCCGCGGGGTTCGTGGGCACGTCGAACGTGGAGGCAGGCAAGCGCTTCGGCATCCCCGTGATGGGCACGGCCGCGCACATCTGGACCATGGCGCACGCCACGGAGGAGGCAGCGTTCGAGAACTACGTCGCCACGTTCCCGAGCGCGTCGATCCTGCTCATCGATACGTACGACACGCTTCGTGGTGCCGAGCGCGCCGCGCGGATCGCCAAGGACAAGCTCAAGGGTGTGCGCCTCGACTCGGGGGACCTGCTCGCGCTCTCGCGCGCGGTGCGGCCCCTCCTCGACGCGGCGGGCTGCACGTCGGCGAAGATCGTCGCGTCGGGGGATCTCAACGAATACAAGATCGAGGCGCTCGTCCGCGCAGGCGCGCCGATCGATCTGTACGGCGTGGGCACGGATGTCGTGGCGAGCATCGACTCGCCCGCGCTCGGCGGCGTCTACAAACTCGTCGAGATCGAGCAGGACGGGACGGTCGTCCCGATCTGCAAGTTCTCCGAGGGCAAGGCCACGTTCCCGGGGCCGCACCAGGTCTACCGCTTCGTGGACGGCGCGGGCGTGCTCGCGCGCGACGTGATCGCGCTCGCGGACGAGGCGCCGCGCGGGCTCGGCGAAGGAGAGCCCGAGGCGCTCCTCGTGCCGCGCATGAAGGAAGGGGCGCGCACGGAGCCGTCCGAGGGGCTCGACGTGGTGCGGGCGCGGGTCACGCGGGAGCTAGCGCGTTTGCCGGAGGCGCTCCACGTGCTCGACGAAGCACCGCCGCCTCCGGAGCGCACGGACGAGCCGTTCCGGGCCGTGCCTTCCGCGCGGCTGCTCGAGCTCGTGGAAGATGTACGCGCCCGGGTTGTCGGGGCTGCGACGTAG
- the coaE gene encoding dephospho-CoA kinase (Dephospho-CoA kinase (CoaE) performs the final step in coenzyme A biosynthesis.), producing MAFVFFGLTGGIACGKSTVAARFREQGVQVIDADVVARQAVAPGTSGLTEIVKLFGDGVLRHDGTLDRSKLGAIVFGDEEKRRALNRILHPRIGARTMMLAQELAQRGEPLACYEAALLVENGLSDAFRPLVVVSAPEAIQVERTMARDGVDEKAALARIRAQMPVAEKVKVADYVIDTSGTMDQTLQRADEVLAAIRAKAAES from the coding sequence ATGGCGTTCGTATTCTTCGGCCTGACGGGCGGGATCGCGTGCGGCAAGAGCACGGTCGCAGCGCGCTTCCGCGAGCAAGGCGTGCAGGTGATCGACGCAGACGTGGTGGCACGTCAGGCCGTCGCGCCGGGGACGAGCGGGCTCACGGAAATCGTAAAGCTGTTCGGAGACGGCGTGCTTCGGCACGACGGCACCCTCGATCGCAGCAAGCTCGGAGCCATCGTGTTCGGCGACGAGGAGAAGCGCCGCGCACTCAACCGCATCCTGCACCCCCGTATCGGCGCGCGGACCATGATGCTCGCGCAGGAGCTCGCACAACGCGGCGAGCCCCTCGCGTGTTACGAGGCCGCACTGCTCGTAGAGAACGGACTCTCAGACGCATTTCGCCCACTCGTCGTGGTGAGCGCCCCCGAGGCCATCCAAGTCGAGCGCACGATGGCGCGCGACGGAGTCGACGAGAAAGCCGCACTCGCACGGATCCGCGCGCAAATGCCCGTCGCCGAGAAGGTAAAGGTCGCCGACTACGTGATCGACACGAGCGGCACGATGGACCAAACGCTCCAACGCGCCGACGAGGTACTCGCCGCCATCCGCGCGAAGGCGGCAGAGAGCTAG
- a CDS encoding cation:proton antiporter → MLGLVILAVVTGILGAADRGGVMGYGEIGLVFGKALVFLVGSLVIGAKVSRRLFSVASRLRARGVLLALGLAFCFLFAWLAGLIGLAPIVGAFAAGLVLEDMHFRDFTARGESTLEHLVQPISSFLVPIFFVLMGIRTDLGAFAQPGVPLLAVALTVAAILGKQACSLGVGKGIDRLTIGVGMVPRGEVGLIFANIGQSLTVGGKPVVSGAVFSALVAMVIVTTMVTPPALKWSLSRRASKPPEPPIPDARDAH, encoded by the coding sequence GTGCTCGGGCTCGTCATCCTCGCGGTCGTCACGGGCATCCTCGGCGCGGCCGATCGCGGCGGGGTGATGGGCTACGGCGAGATCGGGCTCGTGTTCGGCAAGGCCCTCGTGTTCCTCGTCGGCTCGCTCGTGATCGGCGCCAAGGTCTCCCGGCGCCTCTTCTCCGTGGCCTCGCGCCTCCGCGCCCGTGGTGTCTTGCTCGCGCTCGGCCTCGCGTTTTGCTTCCTCTTCGCGTGGCTCGCGGGCCTCATCGGCCTCGCCCCGATCGTCGGCGCGTTCGCCGCGGGTCTCGTGCTCGAAGACATGCACTTCCGCGATTTCACGGCACGCGGCGAGTCGACCCTCGAACACCTCGTTCAGCCGATCTCGTCGTTCCTCGTGCCAATCTTCTTCGTGCTCATGGGCATCCGGACGGACCTCGGCGCCTTCGCGCAGCCGGGCGTGCCGCTGCTCGCGGTGGCGCTCACGGTCGCGGCGATCCTCGGCAAGCAGGCGTGCTCGCTCGGCGTGGGCAAGGGGATCGATCGGCTGACCATCGGCGTCGGCATGGTCCCGCGCGGCGAGGTCGGGCTCATCTTCGCCAACATCGGCCAGTCGCTCACGGTGGGCGGCAAGCCCGTGGTCTCCGGCGCGGTCTTCTCGGCCCTCGTGGCCATGGTCATCGTCACCACGATGGTCACGCCGCCCGCGCTCAAGTGGAGCCTGTCCCGGCGCGCGTCAAAACCGCCCGAGCCTCCGATCCCCGACGCGCGCGACGCGCATTGA
- a CDS encoding cysteine hydrolase family protein yields MRTIFVDVDVQRDFCEPSGSLYVKGSPTDAMRRLVAYAVAHHIPILGSVDSHAWDAWEFASTSSTGPNGEKPNFPEHCVKGTPGWLKVDGTLPPRFRFVPNVASAPIASIVDEVVRGETQGVYFEKEVYSLFVNPLADPFVKALAERYGEPLSFVVFGVATDYCVRAAALGLAERGYATTLVTDASAGITEEGVAKALQEMRAAGVNLATSSQVTP; encoded by the coding sequence ATGCGAACGATCTTCGTCGACGTGGACGTGCAGCGGGATTTCTGCGAGCCGAGCGGCTCGCTTTACGTGAAGGGATCACCAACCGACGCGATGCGGAGGCTCGTCGCCTACGCGGTCGCGCACCACATCCCGATCCTCGGCTCGGTCGACTCGCACGCCTGGGACGCGTGGGAGTTCGCCTCCACCAGCTCCACGGGTCCGAACGGGGAGAAGCCCAACTTTCCGGAGCACTGCGTGAAGGGCACGCCGGGCTGGCTGAAGGTCGACGGCACGCTGCCGCCGCGCTTCCGGTTCGTGCCGAACGTGGCGTCCGCGCCGATCGCGTCGATCGTGGACGAGGTCGTCCGCGGCGAGACGCAGGGCGTGTACTTCGAGAAGGAGGTCTACAGCCTCTTCGTGAATCCACTCGCCGATCCATTCGTGAAGGCGCTCGCCGAGCGGTACGGCGAGCCGCTCTCGTTCGTCGTCTTCGGCGTGGCCACGGACTACTGCGTGCGCGCCGCAGCACTCGGGCTCGCAGAGCGTGGATACGCGACGACGCTCGTGACCGATGCGAGCGCGGGCATCACGGAAGAAGGCGTCGCAAAGGCGCTGCAGGAGATGCGCGCCGCAGGTGTCAACCTCGCGACCTCGTCCCAGGTGACCCCGTGA